In a single window of the Terriglobus roseus genome:
- a CDS encoding carboxypeptidase-like regulatory domain-containing protein encodes MKRKLSVTIVRHAAALLALTACLAGTAQQASAPRLLNAQYTRNTPRNITGTVHDGGNEPLRGAVVQVEQEGTMVIQSYVTDERGTYRIRNLSSNSDYQVWATFRGHHSKHFDISKFDKQADRDIALVIDLTKE; translated from the coding sequence TTGAAGCGGAAGCTGTCTGTGACCATCGTTCGCCACGCTGCGGCCCTGCTGGCCCTCACGGCCTGCCTGGCGGGCACAGCCCAGCAGGCATCTGCGCCGCGACTCCTCAACGCGCAGTACACACGCAACACGCCCCGCAACATAACCGGGACGGTGCATGATGGTGGCAACGAGCCGCTGCGGGGCGCTGTCGTCCAGGTGGAGCAGGAGGGCACGATGGTCATCCAGAGCTACGTCACGGATGAGCGCGGGACCTACCGCATACGCAACCTGAGTTCCAACAGCGACTACCAGGTATGGGCCACCTTCCGGGGACACCATTCGAAGCACTTCGACATCAGCAAATTCGACAAACAGGCCGACCGCGATATTGCGCTGGTCATCGATCTGACGAAGGAGTAG
- a CDS encoding DUF4126 family protein: protein MNLLLVTLLGACTGLRAMTPIAVLCWFAYRQLLHFSGWRSFTASLIAVGIFTLAALGEYIGDKLPNTPARTAAPGLGARIVFGALGGVLLAQPLQLNLFAAAALGALGGVAGAFGGWFVRTRVVTALKVPDLPVALLEDVIAIGLSITLLHLAAVHSVLFVGNDGTWVK from the coding sequence ATGAATCTTCTGCTGGTAACTCTCCTGGGCGCGTGCACGGGGCTGCGCGCCATGACGCCGATCGCCGTGCTCTGCTGGTTCGCCTATCGGCAACTGCTGCACTTCTCCGGCTGGCGCTCGTTCACGGCATCACTCATCGCTGTGGGTATCTTCACGCTGGCGGCGCTTGGGGAATATATCGGCGACAAGCTGCCGAACACACCGGCCCGCACTGCGGCACCGGGCCTCGGCGCGCGCATCGTCTTCGGAGCCCTGGGTGGCGTGCTGCTGGCTCAGCCGTTGCAACTGAACCTCTTCGCGGCCGCTGCGCTTGGCGCCCTTGGAGGCGTTGCGGGGGCGTTCGGCGGCTGGTTCGTGCGCACGCGCGTGGTTACTGCGTTGAAGGTGCCGGATCTGCCGGTCGCTTTGCTGGAGGACGTCATCGCCATCGGCCTCAGCATTACCTTGCTGCACCTGGCCGCTGTGCATAGCGTGCTGTTTGTCGGAAACGATGGGACTTGGGTCAAGTAG
- a CDS encoding SPFH domain-containing protein, producing MTLFGEVFNGSNHNDDDGMRRLKVAFKLGGMLTASIVALSILFNYIVSVTRIGAGHVGVEVVLSGSQRGASEIPIRTGWVFYSPLRSQIVEFPTYVQTVKWTRDLNEGRATDEAMSFNSKEGMEIYSDVSLSYSIEPKRVPDFYVKYRVTDLGQFTHGILRDVVRNSLNEVASTYTVEQIYGEQKAAFLNEVQRHIQQQMDAVGVGIQQFGFIGAPRVPAVIANAITGKAQAIQDAERARNELAKTQAEAAKQVAEAEGEAKSSVTRAQGEAEANRIRQTSITPQLLQLRSLENQRALIERWNGQLPSVETAGSSSMMLQLPSTR from the coding sequence ATGACGCTCTTTGGAGAAGTTTTTAATGGTAGTAATCACAATGACGACGACGGCATGCGCCGCCTGAAAGTTGCATTCAAGCTCGGCGGCATGCTAACTGCCAGCATTGTGGCATTGTCGATCCTGTTCAACTACATCGTGTCGGTCACGCGCATCGGCGCGGGACACGTGGGTGTTGAGGTGGTGCTCAGCGGTTCGCAGCGTGGTGCTTCCGAGATTCCGATTCGTACTGGCTGGGTCTTTTACTCGCCCCTGCGTTCGCAGATTGTGGAGTTCCCGACGTATGTGCAGACCGTGAAGTGGACTCGCGATCTGAATGAAGGTCGCGCGACGGATGAAGCGATGAGCTTCAACTCGAAGGAAGGCATGGAGATCTATTCGGATGTAAGTCTGAGTTACTCGATCGAGCCGAAGCGCGTGCCTGACTTCTATGTAAAATACCGGGTCACGGACCTGGGCCAGTTCACGCACGGTATTCTTCGCGATGTGGTGCGTAACTCGCTGAATGAAGTGGCATCGACTTACACGGTCGAGCAGATCTACGGGGAGCAGAAGGCTGCTTTTCTGAATGAGGTGCAGCGCCACATTCAGCAACAGATGGATGCAGTGGGTGTCGGCATCCAGCAGTTTGGCTTTATCGGTGCGCCGCGTGTCCCCGCTGTGATTGCGAATGCCATCACGGGTAAGGCTCAGGCGATCCAGGATGCAGAGCGTGCTCGCAATGAACTTGCCAAGACCCAGGCGGAAGCTGCCAAGCAGGTGGCGGAGGCGGAGGGCGAGGCGAAGAGCAGCGTAACCCGTGCGCAGGGTGAGGCGGAGGCCAACCGCATTCGGCAGACCAGCATCACGCCGCAGTTACTGCAACTGCGTTCCCTGGAGAATCAGCGCGCGCTGATTGAACGATGGAACGGCCAACTGCCCAGCGTGGAGACCGCCGGCAGCAGCAGCATGATGCTGCAACTGCCGTCGACTCGCTAA
- a CDS encoding Rieske 2Fe-2S domain-containing protein — protein sequence MLRMKLRNDKLEPGTQPATELIFGEWYPALRADTLARGKSTTLLLLGVPLLMGRKNDGSVFAMRDLCPHRGIPLSAGWFDGETVQCRYHGWKFEPCGGQCTEIPSLTQIDTLEPSKIYAGAYPSRELDGYAWVYLPEAGAGRITDESKLPPVPEVPKFSPKFRSAHLTADLPCNVDHGIIGLMDPAHGPFVHQAWWWRSSASIHEKTKHFEPIPDGFRMSSHAPSKNSAPYKLLGVYGQDVTTTIDFTLPNRRYEVIRAGEKWFASLTTVTPVTPSSCRIDVMACWNIFYNVPLVPTIASYFGAKFVRQDQETMVQQAEGLRYRPAMMLIDDADKPAKWYFALKQRRLTGKGEHPLQGPVELHWRS from the coding sequence ATGCTGCGCATGAAGCTACGCAACGACAAGCTGGAGCCGGGCACACAGCCCGCAACCGAACTCATCTTTGGCGAGTGGTATCCGGCGTTACGGGCGGACACTCTTGCCAGGGGCAAAAGCACGACACTGCTTCTGCTGGGTGTGCCCCTGCTGATGGGTCGCAAGAACGATGGCAGCGTCTTTGCCATGCGGGACCTCTGTCCGCACCGCGGCATCCCTCTCTCCGCCGGCTGGTTCGACGGCGAGACAGTTCAGTGCCGCTACCATGGCTGGAAGTTCGAACCATGCGGTGGGCAGTGTACGGAAATCCCCTCGCTCACACAGATCGACACACTCGAGCCCTCGAAGATCTACGCTGGCGCCTACCCTTCCCGCGAGCTCGACGGCTACGCCTGGGTCTATCTGCCGGAAGCCGGCGCAGGCCGCATCACCGACGAGTCCAAGCTGCCGCCCGTTCCCGAAGTGCCCAAGTTCTCCCCGAAGTTTCGCAGCGCCCACCTCACCGCGGACCTTCCCTGCAACGTGGACCACGGCATTATCGGCCTCATGGATCCGGCGCACGGACCGTTCGTGCACCAGGCATGGTGGTGGCGCAGCTCCGCGTCCATCCACGAGAAGACGAAGCACTTTGAGCCCATCCCCGACGGCTTCCGCATGAGTTCCCACGCACCCAGCAAGAACTCCGCGCCGTACAAGCTGCTGGGTGTCTACGGGCAGGACGTGACGACCACCATCGACTTCACGCTGCCAAACCGGCGCTACGAAGTGATCCGCGCCGGCGAGAAGTGGTTCGCTTCCCTCACCACCGTCACGCCGGTCACGCCATCGTCATGCCGCATCGATGTCATGGCGTGCTGGAACATCTTCTACAACGTCCCGCTGGTACCCACCATCGCCTCCTACTTCGGCGCAAAGTTCGTCCGGCAGGACCAGGAAACCATGGTGCAACAAGCCGAAGGCCTACGCTACCGCCCCGCCATGATGCTGATCGACGACGCCGACAAACCCGCAAAGTGGTACTTCGCCCTCAAGCAACGCAGACTCACCGGCAAAGGGGAACACCCACTACAGGGGCCAGTCGAACTGCACTGGCGCTCGTAA
- a CDS encoding peptidylprolyl isomerase, whose amino-acid sequence MRNVAAVTFLLLSNAFAFAQPHRGPEPTGPTAVFDTTMGRISCRLYAKQAPKTVANFIALAQGTKDWHDHLNLSVVHNTPFYDGTAIAGIADGIRGGDRYGGGEGAANDPIEEEKIPGVTFDRPGRLAMATRLGEVSSSFYLITLHADDEFDKGHRGAIFGQCDDAGVAVAAQISHAMMIVGNRTDKAIAINKLTIVQPGQPMPPVAPDVDPKKIVPQPVPPALETLPSPDPKGPTAVIDTTMGTLTCKLFTEQAPIATATFMELAEGKRPWTNPTTHITTTKPFYNGLHFNRVIPDFMVQQQDYPGGAEDAGFAYGIEPVPGLTFDRPGRLAMANDGPEKNDSSFFVMDAPAHTLDNKFTVFGQCDDATVELVHRMARVPRTGHNRPITPVMIKSVTIQR is encoded by the coding sequence ATGCGCAACGTTGCCGCCGTCACTTTCCTGCTCCTGTCGAACGCCTTCGCGTTCGCCCAGCCACACCGGGGGCCTGAGCCGACGGGGCCGACGGCAGTCTTCGACACGACCATGGGTCGCATTAGCTGCCGCCTGTACGCGAAGCAGGCGCCGAAGACGGTTGCTAACTTCATTGCACTGGCGCAGGGTACGAAGGACTGGCACGACCACCTGAACCTGTCCGTCGTGCACAACACGCCGTTCTATGACGGCACGGCCATCGCGGGCATTGCAGACGGTATTCGCGGCGGCGACCGCTATGGCGGCGGAGAGGGCGCGGCGAACGATCCCATCGAGGAGGAGAAGATTCCCGGTGTTACCTTCGACCGGCCTGGGCGTCTTGCGATGGCGACGCGGCTGGGCGAGGTGAGCAGTTCGTTCTACCTGATCACGCTGCACGCGGATGATGAGTTCGACAAGGGCCATCGCGGAGCGATCTTCGGGCAGTGCGATGACGCGGGTGTGGCGGTCGCAGCGCAGATCTCGCACGCCATGATGATCGTGGGCAATCGCACGGATAAGGCGATCGCCATCAACAAATTGACCATCGTGCAGCCGGGCCAGCCGATGCCGCCCGTTGCGCCGGATGTCGATCCGAAGAAGATCGTGCCGCAGCCCGTGCCGCCCGCACTCGAGACGCTGCCATCCCCCGATCCGAAGGGGCCGACCGCGGTGATCGACACCACAATGGGAACGCTCACTTGCAAGCTGTTTACCGAACAGGCGCCGATCGCCACGGCAACATTCATGGAATTAGCGGAGGGCAAGCGGCCGTGGACCAACCCCACCACGCACATCACGACCACAAAGCCGTTTTATAACGGTCTGCACTTCAACCGTGTGATCCCCGACTTCATGGTGCAGCAGCAGGACTATCCCGGTGGTGCGGAGGATGCAGGGTTTGCTTACGGCATTGAGCCGGTGCCGGGGCTGACCTTTGACCGGCCCGGACGGCTGGCGATGGCGAATGATGGGCCGGAGAAGAATGACTCATCGTTCTTTGTGATGGACGCGCCGGCGCACACGCTGGATAACAAGTTCACCGTCTTTGGGCAGTGCGATGATGCGACGGTGGAGTTGGTGCATCGCATGGCGAGGGTGCCGCGGACGGGGCATAACCGGCCGATTACGCCGGTGATGATCAAGAGCGTGACGATTCAGCGGTAG
- a CDS encoding nuclear transport factor 2 family protein, with product MRRIVSVGLLLAGSAGVYAPAQTTSADDATFQKLQNDWAEARKKQDVPFLERFYTAEFSVGNMNGQEATREQDIDMFRSKILKPAVITDTAMKVVRMGDAAMVTGAEHLEGIYAGHSGSYDLRFTNVYVHRDGRWQLLRHQATPIGKP from the coding sequence ATGCGAAGAATCGTATCGGTCGGTCTGCTCCTAGCAGGTTCAGCTGGGGTATACGCGCCTGCACAAACAACCTCTGCAGATGATGCGACCTTTCAGAAACTCCAGAACGATTGGGCAGAGGCCCGCAAAAAGCAGGACGTCCCATTCCTGGAACGCTTTTATACCGCTGAGTTCAGCGTCGGAAACATGAATGGCCAGGAGGCTACCCGCGAGCAGGACATCGACATGTTCCGCAGCAAAATCCTGAAGCCGGCAGTCATCACCGATACAGCCATGAAGGTCGTACGTATGGGAGACGCGGCGATGGTCACGGGCGCGGAACATCTCGAAGGCATCTACGCGGGACATAGCGGTTCGTACGATCTGCGCTTCACAAATGTGTATGTCCATCGGGATGGCCGTTGGCAACTGCTGCGACACCAGGCGACCCCGATTGGCAAGCCCTAA
- a CDS encoding MBL fold metallo-hydrolase → MKITQHSNNLRQITFLGFSNCYLLREADGFTVIDTSVGGCAKQIAAAAREFGGEIRRILLTHAHGDHIGSLDALHDLLGGVDVAISEREAPLLHKDMTLRADEPKGKLKGSYPGAKSRPTHTLTDGELYGSLRCISTPGHTPGHMSFLDERDGTLFAGDALTSIGGLHPVTNPPWYFPLPKMATWDFQLADASARRLLECRMVCIATGHGRLVTNGRVELERALENT, encoded by the coding sequence ATGAAAATCACACAGCACAGCAACAATCTCCGCCAGATCACCTTCCTTGGTTTTTCCAACTGTTACCTGCTGCGCGAGGCTGATGGATTCACGGTGATCGATACGTCCGTAGGTGGTTGCGCGAAGCAGATCGCAGCGGCCGCGCGGGAGTTCGGCGGCGAAATCCGGCGCATTCTGCTGACGCACGCACACGGAGATCACATCGGTTCGCTGGACGCCTTGCATGATTTGCTGGGCGGGGTGGATGTTGCGATCAGCGAACGGGAAGCGCCTTTGTTGCATAAGGACATGACGCTCCGGGCGGACGAACCGAAGGGCAAACTGAAGGGCAGTTATCCCGGCGCGAAGTCGAGGCCCACACACACGCTGACCGATGGCGAACTCTACGGATCGCTGCGCTGCATCAGTACGCCGGGCCATACACCGGGGCACATGAGTTTTCTGGATGAGCGAGACGGCACGCTCTTCGCGGGCGACGCCCTGACCTCCATTGGGGGCCTGCATCCGGTTACGAATCCGCCCTGGTACTTCCCGCTGCCGAAGATGGCAACGTGGGATTTCCAGTTAGCGGATGCGTCGGCACGTCGCTTATTGGAATGTCGGATGGTCTGTATTGCGACCGGACATGGACGTCTTGTGACGAACGGTAGGGTGGAGTTGGAACGTGCGTTGGAGAACACTTAG
- a CDS encoding RNA methyltransferase — protein sequence MNREGINVDPQGRVAIVLVRARNPLNIGAAARAMSNFGFDDLRVVNDYDVPFAEARSAIDAAPVLAAARQFGSVADAIADCTLVFGTTALGDRRLQHPVELLRDAGPHAQAARMAGGTVAILFGSEKTGLSAEEMSHCHRLLTIPMHRGGVSMNLGQAVAVCLYELARDGAAPRTLPEEARPATAAELARYETLLREVLVTSEYDRRFPGNMGEDALRRLVRRLALQGDDVEVWLGMLRQVLWKLRQ from the coding sequence ATGAATCGTGAAGGCATCAATGTAGACCCGCAAGGCCGCGTTGCAATCGTTCTGGTGCGTGCGCGCAATCCGCTCAACATCGGCGCAGCCGCTCGCGCGATGAGTAACTTCGGCTTTGACGATCTGCGCGTGGTGAACGACTATGACGTACCGTTCGCCGAGGCGCGGTCCGCAATCGATGCTGCCCCCGTGCTGGCCGCGGCGCGGCAGTTTGGCAGTGTGGCCGACGCCATCGCGGACTGCACACTGGTCTTCGGCACAACAGCCCTGGGCGATCGCCGCCTGCAGCATCCCGTTGAACTGCTTCGCGACGCCGGACCACACGCACAGGCGGCGAGAATGGCTGGCGGCACCGTTGCCATCCTCTTCGGATCGGAGAAGACCGGCCTGTCCGCCGAGGAGATGAGCCACTGCCACCGCCTGCTCACCATCCCGATGCACCGCGGCGGCGTCTCCATGAACCTGGGCCAGGCCGTCGCCGTCTGCCTGTATGAACTGGCGCGCGATGGCGCCGCTCCGCGCACACTGCCGGAAGAAGCACGGCCCGCAACCGCTGCGGAACTGGCGCGTTATGAGACGCTTTTGCGCGAGGTGCTGGTTACCAGCGAGTACGACCGGCGCTTCCCCGGCAACATGGGCGAAGACGCTTTGCGTCGCCTTGTCCGAAGACTGGCTCTGCAGGGCGATGACGTGGAAGTGTGGCTGGGCATGTTACGCCAGGTGCTTTGGAAGCTTCGCCAGTAA
- a CDS encoding S9 family peptidase, whose amino-acid sequence MRLSHVSAVPMFLFGTLLVAQQKVVTTADYARAESRLSGTTAELIDHAVASVNWLKTSPGTTGPDRFWYRDMVGSNSTFMLVDAAQGKSTQAFDHARMASALNAAGIRNASPVHLPITEMEFADGDKTAVVTVSAERYRCDLTAYACAKQPIPLARQQGSNGTTPLTGGNSAAVDSRATQSPLGPGHDKAVVSPDGKRAVFIRNWNLWVVDTGTGEEKQLTTDGVENYGYATDNAGWTHSDRAVVVWSPDSKMVATFQQDQRKTGMMYLVTTNVGHPSLQAWKYPFAGDKDVTMIERVIIDTDKAVVTRLQMPADEHRSTLCDDISCRGGGWDDVQWAADGKTLAFVSTSRDHRKEDLRMADVATGKVRDVLHEEVPTYFESGAGRVNWRYLSKRNEILWFSERSDWGQLYLYDAGTGQLKHPVTTGDWNVAQVMRVDEVTGDILLQGVGHEKGWDPYYAALYRTNLEGGPVRLLTPENSNHSPKLSADGKYFVDTFSTTQVPPVTVLRDTEGRQIAEIAKTDIARLKASGWKAPESFTVKARDGKTDLYGIMFKPSNFDPKKKYPIINYIYPGPQTGSVGSRSFAPLPGDEASLARTRGYNAGLAELGFIVVSIDGMGTPGRSKKFHDAYFGNLGDNTLPDQIAGMKELAAKYSWIDLSHVGIWGHSGGGYATADAMFRYPEFFKVGWSESGNHDNRNYEDDWAEKWIGVSDATTRQAYEDQANQSLASHLTGKLMLTHGTTDDNVPPTNTLLVVDALMRAGKDFDLLMIPNSRHGYGDATPYISRRRWDYFVTNLMGATPPKEYHFKSPQ is encoded by the coding sequence ATGAGACTTTCCCATGTGTCCGCCGTTCCGATGTTTCTTTTCGGGACGCTGCTCGTTGCACAACAAAAGGTAGTGACGACGGCGGACTACGCGCGCGCCGAGAGCCGTCTCTCCGGCACCACGGCCGAATTGATCGACCACGCGGTGGCGTCAGTGAATTGGCTGAAGACCAGCCCCGGCACTACCGGTCCCGATCGCTTCTGGTACCGCGACATGGTCGGCAGCAACAGCACCTTCATGCTTGTGGACGCCGCGCAGGGCAAGTCTACGCAGGCGTTCGACCATGCCCGCATGGCATCGGCGCTGAATGCTGCGGGAATCCGCAATGCCTCGCCGGTTCATCTGCCCATCACCGAGATGGAGTTTGCGGACGGGGACAAAACTGCCGTCGTAACCGTCAGCGCGGAACGCTATCGTTGCGACCTGACGGCCTATGCCTGCGCCAAGCAGCCGATTCCGCTAGCCCGCCAGCAGGGCTCGAATGGAACAACGCCGCTGACGGGCGGGAACTCTGCAGCCGTGGATAGCCGTGCAACACAATCGCCGCTGGGGCCCGGCCATGACAAGGCAGTGGTATCCCCGGATGGCAAACGTGCTGTCTTCATTCGCAACTGGAATCTATGGGTCGTCGACACAGGCACCGGCGAAGAGAAGCAGTTGACGACAGACGGCGTCGAGAACTACGGCTACGCTACCGACAACGCCGGCTGGACTCACAGCGATCGCGCTGTCGTGGTGTGGTCTCCCGACTCGAAGATGGTGGCCACCTTCCAGCAGGACCAGCGCAAGACCGGGATGATGTATCTGGTCACCACCAACGTCGGCCATCCTTCGCTACAGGCCTGGAAATACCCCTTCGCCGGCGACAAGGATGTCACCATGATCGAGCGCGTGATCATCGATACGGACAAGGCCGTTGTGACACGACTGCAGATGCCAGCGGACGAGCACCGCTCGACACTCTGCGATGACATCAGCTGCCGGGGCGGCGGTTGGGATGATGTGCAGTGGGCAGCAGATGGGAAGACCCTGGCGTTTGTCTCCACGTCACGCGACCATCGCAAGGAAGATCTGCGGATGGCCGATGTCGCTACCGGCAAGGTTCGCGATGTTCTGCACGAAGAGGTGCCGACTTATTTTGAGAGCGGCGCCGGCCGCGTCAACTGGCGCTACCTGTCCAAGCGTAATGAAATTCTCTGGTTCAGCGAACGCAGCGACTGGGGCCAGCTTTACCTGTACGACGCGGGCACCGGTCAACTCAAGCATCCGGTCACCACCGGCGACTGGAACGTCGCGCAGGTGATGCGCGTCGATGAGGTGACAGGCGACATCCTGCTGCAGGGCGTGGGCCACGAGAAAGGCTGGGATCCGTACTACGCCGCGCTGTATCGCACGAACCTGGAGGGCGGACCAGTTCGTCTGCTGACACCGGAGAACAGCAACCACAGCCCCAAGCTGAGCGCTGACGGTAAATATTTTGTCGACACCTTCAGCACCACGCAGGTGCCGCCGGTGACGGTGCTGCGCGATACCGAGGGTCGACAGATTGCTGAGATCGCGAAGACCGATATCGCACGCCTGAAGGCATCGGGATGGAAGGCTCCGGAGAGCTTCACGGTGAAGGCTCGTGACGGCAAGACCGATCTGTACGGCATCATGTTCAAGCCGTCGAACTTCGATCCCAAGAAGAAATACCCGATCATCAACTACATCTATCCCGGACCGCAGACCGGCTCGGTGGGCTCGCGTTCGTTTGCTCCATTGCCGGGAGATGAAGCGAGTCTTGCACGCACGCGCGGCTATAACGCCGGTCTCGCGGAACTTGGATTCATCGTGGTGTCGATCGACGGCATGGGAACACCGGGCCGCTCGAAGAAGTTTCATGATGCGTACTTCGGCAATCTCGGCGACAACACACTGCCGGATCAGATCGCCGGCATGAAGGAGCTTGCAGCGAAATACTCCTGGATCGATCTCAGCCATGTCGGTATCTGGGGCCATAGTGGCGGCGGCTATGCCACGGCGGACGCGATGTTCCGGTATCCCGAGTTCTTCAAGGTGGGCTGGTCTGAGAGCGGCAATCACGACAATCGTAACTACGAAGACGACTGGGCCGAGAAGTGGATTGGCGTGAGCGATGCCACCACCAGGCAGGCCTACGAAGATCAGGCCAACCAGTCCCTTGCAAGCCACCTGACAGGCAAGCTGATGCTGACGCACGGCACGACCGACGACAACGTCCCGCCAACAAACACCTTGCTGGTGGTGGATGCGCTGATGCGCGCCGGGAAAGACTTCGATCTGCTGATGATCCCTAACTCGCGTCACGGTTACGGTGACGCAACACCCTACATCTCGCGCCGGCGCTGGGACTATTTTGTGACCAACCTGATGGGGGCCACGCCGCCGAAGGAATACCACTTCAAGTCACCTCAGTAA
- a CDS encoding metal-dependent transcriptional regulator — protein sequence MSTLAVKAKSGTTPTRTSESIDDYLKAVFTLGGDEQRRIGSSELAVRLHVAPASVTNMLQKLAAERKPMIEYERGRGVRLSLSGRRRALEIVRHHRLIETFLFEILGYPIEDLHDEAEKLEHFISEHFEQRIAAKLGHPDTDPHGHCIPALDGTMPARHGVSCRCGLD from the coding sequence TTGAGCACGTTGGCCGTCAAGGCAAAATCCGGAACAACGCCGACACGGACGAGCGAGTCGATCGACGACTACCTCAAGGCAGTTTTCACCCTGGGCGGAGATGAGCAGCGCCGCATCGGCAGCTCAGAACTTGCCGTACGTCTGCACGTCGCACCCGCCTCCGTAACCAACATGCTGCAGAAGCTGGCCGCCGAGCGCAAGCCGATGATCGAGTACGAGCGCGGCCGGGGTGTCCGCCTCTCCCTCTCCGGCAGGCGCCGTGCACTGGAGATCGTGCGGCATCATCGCCTGATCGAAACCTTTCTGTTCGAGATTCTGGGCTATCCCATCGAAGACCTGCACGATGAAGCTGAGAAGCTGGAACACTTCATCTCGGAGCACTTCGAACAGCGCATCGCTGCGAAGCTAGGGCATCCTGATACCGACCCGCACGGCCACTGCATTCCTGCGCTGGACGGCACCATGCCGGCGCGTCACGGCGTCAGCTGCCGCTGCGGTCTGGACTAG